The following are encoded together in the Parabacteroides chongii genome:
- a CDS encoding MFS transporter, with the protein MNTTTKKEKIKFSKAFWVANTVELFERAAYYGVFIVITLYLSRILGFNDIQAATIAGTFSAFLYFLPTFAGALADKIGFRNSMLLAFSLLTIGYAGLGLYPTWLQSAGLVEYGTTTTFTGLLESNLRYGIIPIMILIVIGGSFIKSVISGTVAKETTPETRAKGFSIFYAMVNIGAFSGKTIVKPLREALGNEGLITLNYFSASMTFLALLAIWFFYKSSQHSGEGKTFGQIWKALIKVCTNGRLIILIFIISGFWMVQHQLYATMPKYVLRLAGEGASPSWYANVNPLVVVLTVNLVTQLMRKKTALTSMTFGMFIMPISALCMASGNMLDGNTTILGMHPVAFMMVVGIVFQGLAETFISPRFLEYFSLQAPKGEEGLYLGFSHLHSFLSSILGFGLSGFLLSKYCPEPNLFATHEEWVAASANAHYIWYYFGAIALVSAFALIIYGQVVKRLDAAKGN; encoded by the coding sequence ATGAACACAACGACAAAGAAAGAGAAAATCAAATTCAGTAAAGCGTTTTGGGTAGCCAATACCGTCGAACTATTTGAGCGTGCTGCTTACTACGGCGTATTTATCGTAATAACCCTTTATCTCAGCCGCATCCTCGGGTTCAACGACATACAGGCGGCAACTATCGCCGGAACATTCTCTGCATTTCTCTATTTCCTTCCAACTTTTGCCGGTGCATTGGCCGATAAAATCGGATTCCGCAATTCCATGCTGCTGGCTTTTTCTTTACTGACTATCGGTTATGCCGGTCTAGGACTTTATCCTACCTGGCTTCAGTCTGCCGGACTGGTCGAATACGGGACTACGACTACATTTACCGGATTGCTTGAAAGTAATCTTCGTTATGGGATTATCCCGATCATGATACTGATCGTTATCGGCGGCTCATTCATCAAGAGTGTGATCTCCGGAACGGTAGCCAAAGAAACGACTCCCGAAACCCGTGCCAAAGGTTTCTCCATATTCTATGCAATGGTAAATATCGGAGCTTTCTCCGGCAAAACGATTGTAAAACCATTGCGCGAAGCATTAGGGAACGAAGGATTGATCACCCTCAACTATTTCTCCGCTTCGATGACTTTTCTCGCCTTACTCGCGATCTGGTTCTTCTATAAAAGCAGCCAGCATTCAGGAGAAGGAAAGACATTCGGACAGATATGGAAAGCATTGATCAAAGTATGTACGAACGGTCGCCTGATTATACTGATCTTTATCATCTCCGGATTCTGGATGGTTCAGCACCAGTTGTATGCAACCATGCCTAAGTATGTTTTACGTTTGGCAGGAGAAGGGGCTTCTCCCTCCTGGTATGCCAACGTAAACCCGTTGGTGGTTGTGCTGACCGTTAATCTGGTCACCCAGTTAATGCGTAAAAAAACAGCGCTGACCTCTATGACATTCGGCATGTTCATTATGCCGATATCCGCACTTTGTATGGCTTCGGGAAATATGCTCGATGGAAATACAACGATTCTGGGTATGCATCCGGTTGCCTTTATGATGGTAGTCGGTATCGTTTTCCAGGGATTGGCTGAGACATTTATATCTCCCCGTTTCCTCGAATATTTCTCATTGCAGGCCCCCAAAGGAGAAGAAGGGTTATACCTAGGCTTCAGTCATCTCCACTCATTCCTGTCGTCCATTCTCGGATTCGGATTATCCGGTTTCTTACTAAGCAAATATTGTCCGGAGCCGAACCTGTTCGCTACGCATGAAGAATGGGTGGCAGCCAGTGCCAATGCCCATTATATCTGGTACTACTTTGGAGCAATCGCTTTAGTATCGGCATTTGCCCTGATTATTTATGGTCAGGTGGTAAAACGACTGGATGCAGCAAAAGGCAATTAA
- a CDS encoding electron transfer flavoprotein subunit beta/FixA family protein, which yields MSLRIIVLAKQVPDTRNVGKDAMKEDGTVNRAALPAIFNPEDLNALEQALRLKDAYPGSTVTLLTMGPGRAAEIIREGLYRGADGGFLLTDRAFAGADTLATSYALATAIKKINDYDIIIGGRQAIDGDTAQVGPQVAEKLGLTQITYAEEILNVDEAARRITVKRHIDGGVETVEGPLPIVITVNGSAAPCRPRNARLVQKYKRAMGAQEKAAQPTACHPDVPSELPYADLYEKRPYLNIQEWSVNDVNGDLTQCGLSGSPTKVKTIQNIVFQAKESKTLTSADKDIEEMIVELLANHTIG from the coding sequence ATGAGTTTAAGAATTATTGTTTTAGCGAAGCAGGTTCCGGACACACGCAACGTGGGAAAGGATGCGATGAAAGAAGACGGAACGGTAAACCGTGCCGCACTTCCCGCCATCTTTAACCCGGAAGACCTGAACGCATTGGAACAGGCCCTACGCCTGAAAGATGCCTACCCCGGATCAACTGTTACATTGCTGACTATGGGCCCGGGACGTGCCGCCGAAATTATCCGTGAAGGTTTATACCGCGGAGCAGACGGCGGCTTTTTGTTAACCGACCGCGCCTTTGCCGGAGCCGATACATTGGCTACTTCATACGCTTTGGCTACGGCTATCAAAAAAATTAATGATTATGACATCATCATCGGTGGCCGTCAGGCTATCGACGGAGATACAGCACAGGTTGGTCCCCAGGTAGCAGAAAAGCTGGGATTGACACAGATCACTTACGCTGAAGAAATCCTGAATGTGGATGAAGCAGCACGCCGTATCACCGTTAAACGTCATATCGACGGAGGTGTGGAAACCGTAGAAGGTCCGCTGCCTATCGTCATCACAGTAAACGGCTCGGCAGCTCCCTGCCGTCCGCGCAACGCCCGACTGGTACAGAAATACAAACGTGCCATGGGTGCACAGGAAAAAGCAGCTCAACCGACTGCCTGCCATCCTGATGTTCCGAGCGAACTGCCGTATGCAGACCTTTACGAGAAACGTCCGTACCTGAATATCCAGGAATGGAGCGTGAACGACGTAAACGGAGATCTGACACAGTGCGGTCTGTCCGGTTCACCTACAAAGGTAAAGACTATACAGAATATCGTGTTCCAGGCAAAGGAAAGCAAAACGCTGACCAGCGCGGATAAGGATATAGAAGAGATGATTGTTGAACTGTTAGCTAACCATACCATCGGATAA
- a CDS encoding transposase codes for MNNYNPLLHHRHSIRLQGYDYSQEGLYFVTVCTHNMQCLFGNITNGQMILNQFGQIIESACQQIEQQSPYIRFNIYCIMPNHFHAIIKITSPCTGGSRTALSRPTKPLGRIIGAFKTITTKNINLINNTPGQRLWHRNYYEHIIRNDYSYQNIYNYILENPERWDRDKYRR; via the coding sequence ATGAACAATTACAATCCTTTATTACACCACCGTCATAGTATCCGGCTACAAGGATACGATTACTCCCAAGAAGGCCTGTATTTCGTAACGGTATGCACGCATAATATGCAATGCCTATTTGGCAACATCACCAACGGCCAAATGATATTAAACCAATTTGGCCAAATCATCGAATCCGCCTGCCAACAAATCGAACAACAATCCCCCTACATCCGCTTCAACATCTATTGCATCATGCCCAACCACTTCCACGCCATCATCAAAATCACCTCCCCCTGTACGGGCGGTTCGCGAACCGCCCTTTCCCGCCCCACCAAACCCCTCGGCCGCATCATCGGCGCATTCAAAACAATCACAACCAAAAACATTAATCTTATCAATAACACACCAGGCCAACGATTATGGCATCGCAATTATTATGAACATATTATCCGCAATGATTACTCATATCAGAATATATATAATTATATATTGGAGAATCCGGAGAGGTGGGATAGGGATAAATATAGGAGATGA
- a CDS encoding acyl-CoA dehydrogenase family protein — protein MANFYLDNPSMKHHLHHPLMQRIVELKERGYADKDKFDYAPQDFEDAMDSYEKVLEIVGEICGEIIAPNAEGVDHEGPSVANGRVTYAKGTQENLDAVRKAGLMGIAMPRRYDGLNFPIVPYIMAADMVSRADAGFENLWGLQDCAETLYEFGNDDQRQRYIPRVCAGETMSMDLTEPDAGSDLQSVMLKATYCEKDDCWYLNGVKRFITNGDADIHLVLARSEEGTRDGRGLSMFIYDKRNGGVNVRRIENKMGIKGSPTCELVFKNAKAELCGDRKLGLIKYVMALMNGARLGIMAQAVGLSEAAYREGYTYATERKQFGKAIIEFPAVYEMVALMRAKADASRSMLYETARFVDVYKALDDISKERKLTPEERQEMKKYSKLADAYTPMGKGMTTEYANQNAYDAIQIHGGSGFMKDYACERIYRDARITNIYEGTTQLQVVAAIRHVTTGTYLAQIREYEAIEYKPELEGLKNKLKAMTDKYEKVVAAVTETKDNEYIDFQARRMVEAAAHCVFGYLLLQDANKDDSYRRSAEVYINYGQAEVDKIESFINNFNREDLAYYRQA, from the coding sequence ATGGCTAACTTTTATTTAGATAATCCCAGCATGAAACATCACCTGCATCACCCGTTGATGCAGCGGATCGTCGAGCTGAAAGAACGCGGCTATGCCGACAAGGATAAATTTGACTATGCTCCTCAGGATTTCGAAGATGCAATGGACAGCTACGAAAAGGTGCTGGAAATTGTAGGTGAAATCTGTGGTGAGATCATCGCTCCCAATGCAGAGGGCGTAGACCATGAAGGCCCGTCTGTTGCCAACGGACGTGTGACGTATGCCAAAGGTACGCAGGAAAACCTGGATGCCGTACGCAAAGCCGGCCTGATGGGTATCGCAATGCCCCGCCGTTACGACGGCCTGAACTTCCCGATCGTTCCTTACATCATGGCTGCCGATATGGTATCGCGTGCCGATGCAGGTTTTGAAAACCTTTGGGGATTGCAGGACTGTGCGGAAACACTATATGAATTCGGTAACGACGACCAGCGTCAGCGTTATATCCCGCGTGTTTGTGCCGGAGAAACGATGTCGATGGACTTGACCGAACCGGATGCCGGTTCCGACCTCCAGTCTGTTATGCTGAAAGCTACTTACTGCGAAAAGGACGATTGCTGGTATCTGAACGGCGTAAAACGTTTCATTACCAACGGTGATGCCGATATTCACCTGGTACTGGCACGTTCCGAAGAAGGCACACGCGACGGTCGTGGTTTATCCATGTTCATCTACGACAAACGTAACGGTGGTGTGAATGTTCGCCGTATCGAGAACAAGATGGGTATCAAAGGATCTCCTACTTGCGAATTGGTATTCAAGAATGCTAAAGCCGAACTTTGCGGTGACCGCAAACTTGGTTTGATCAAATATGTAATGGCATTGATGAACGGTGCCCGCCTGGGTATCATGGCACAGGCAGTAGGTTTGAGCGAAGCGGCTTACCGCGAAGGTTACACCTATGCAACGGAACGTAAACAGTTCGGCAAAGCGATCATCGAATTCCCGGCTGTATATGAAATGGTAGCCCTGATGCGTGCCAAAGCGGATGCTTCCCGTTCCATGCTTTACGAAACAGCTCGTTTCGTAGACGTTTACAAGGCGTTGGACGATATCTCCAAAGAACGTAAGCTGACTCCGGAAGAACGTCAGGAAATGAAGAAATACAGCAAACTGGCTGATGCATATACACCGATGGGTAAAGGTATGACCACCGAATATGCCAACCAGAATGCGTATGACGCAATCCAGATCCATGGCGGTTCAGGTTTCATGAAAGACTATGCCTGCGAACGTATCTACCGTGATGCCCGTATCACAAACATCTACGAAGGTACTACCCAGTTGCAGGTGGTTGCAGCGATCCGCCACGTCACCACAGGTACTTACCTGGCTCAGATCCGTGAATACGAAGCCATCGAATACAAACCGGAACTGGAAGGTCTGAAGAACAAGCTGAAAGCAATGACTGACAAGTACGAAAAAGTAGTTGCCGCGGTTACAGAAACCAAAGACAACGAATACATCGACTTCCAGGCACGCCGTATGGTAGAAGCTGCCGCTCATTGTGTCTTCGGTTACCTGTTACTTCAGGATGCCAACAAAGACGACAGTTACCGCCGTTCAGCCGAAGTATATATCAACTACGGCCAGGCAGAAGTTGACAAGATCGAATCTTTCATCAACAACTTCAACCGCGAAGATCTGGCGTATTACAGACAAGCGTAA
- the gcvP gene encoding aminomethyl-transferring glycine dehydrogenase, with protein sequence MDTNKFVNRHVGIAKEDIPAMLEAIGVKSVDELIDQTIPANIRLKEPLNLPEPMTEREFAEHIAELASKNEVFTSYIGMGWYDTVCPAPIQRNVFENPVWYTSYTPYQAEVSQGRLEALLNFQTVISELTALPLTNCSLLDEATAAAEAATMFYGTRSRAQAKAGANTLFVDENVFESTLAVIRTRMVPQGINVVVGNYKTFTFTPEVFGAIVQFPNADGSVEDYKEFIAKANANETRVAVAADLMSLVLLTPPGEWGADVVFGSSQRFGIPMFYGGPSAAFFATKDEYKRAIPGRIIGISKDAYGHPAYRLALQTREQHIKREKATSNICTAQALLATMAGFYAVYHGADGLRNIAGRIHASAGFLAAELEKLGYKQLNKDYFDTLKIELPANVSVNALREIALECKVNLRYFEGGQVGISIDETTQPTDIGVLLYIFAGAAGKDYMLEEAIPEKTYFDPKFARTLDFLQEDVFKKYRTETELMRYITRLGRKDVSLAQSMISLGSCTMKLNAASEMLPLSRAEFMNIHPYAPEEQVEGYKELIENLCCYLAEITGFKGVTLQPNSGAAGEYTGLRVIRAYLESIGQGHRNIVLLPASAHGTNPASAIQCGYTTVTVKCDENGNIDLEDFRAKAEANKENLAASMITYPSTHGIFEADIKEMCDIVHACGGQLYMDGANMNAQVGLTNPGTIGADVCHLNLHKTFASPHGGGGPGVGPICVAEHLVPFLPSHPVAWGSDLNTVSAAPYGSAGILPITYAYIRMLGTEGLETVTKTAILNANYLASKFKDTYGIVYTGATGRVGHELILECRGVKEASGIDEGDIAKRLMDFGYHAPTLSFPVHGTLMVEPTESESKAELDRFAEVMDCIWKEIKEVEEGKASKEDNVLKNAPHPEYEVTADEWKHEYPRSKAAFPLEWLHDSKFWINVARVDNAYGDRNLIPTLCACEI encoded by the coding sequence ATGGACACAAATAAATTTGTAAACCGCCACGTCGGCATTGCAAAGGAAGATATTCCGGCTATGCTTGAAGCTATCGGTGTTAAATCGGTTGACGAACTGATTGACCAGACAATCCCGGCCAATATTCGTCTGAAAGAACCTCTGAACCTTCCGGAGCCAATGACTGAAAGGGAGTTTGCAGAACATATCGCAGAACTTGCCTCCAAAAACGAAGTCTTCACTTCTTACATCGGAATGGGATGGTATGACACAGTTTGTCCTGCTCCTATCCAGCGTAATGTTTTTGAAAATCCGGTATGGTACACTTCATATACCCCGTATCAGGCAGAAGTTTCTCAGGGACGCCTCGAAGCGTTGCTGAACTTCCAGACTGTCATCAGCGAACTGACAGCTCTGCCCCTGACCAACTGTTCTCTGCTGGACGAAGCTACCGCAGCAGCAGAGGCTGCCACGATGTTTTACGGAACTCGCAGCCGCGCACAGGCAAAGGCAGGAGCTAACACTTTATTTGTAGATGAAAATGTTTTTGAATCTACATTGGCCGTGATCCGAACACGTATGGTTCCGCAGGGAATCAATGTTGTGGTCGGCAATTACAAGACATTTACATTCACCCCTGAAGTATTCGGTGCGATCGTACAGTTCCCGAATGCAGACGGTTCGGTTGAAGATTACAAAGAATTCATCGCGAAAGCCAATGCGAACGAAACCCGTGTTGCCGTAGCTGCCGACCTGATGAGCCTGGTATTGCTGACTCCTCCGGGAGAATGGGGTGCCGATGTCGTATTCGGTAGCAGCCAGCGTTTCGGTATACCGATGTTCTACGGCGGTCCTTCTGCTGCATTCTTCGCTACGAAAGATGAATACAAACGTGCTATCCCGGGACGTATCATCGGTATCTCGAAAGATGCTTACGGACACCCGGCTTACCGTCTGGCTTTACAAACACGCGAACAGCATATCAAACGCGAAAAGGCGACCTCCAACATCTGTACCGCACAGGCTTTACTGGCAACAATGGCCGGATTCTACGCTGTATATCACGGAGCAGATGGGTTGCGCAACATCGCCGGACGTATCCATGCTTCTGCCGGATTCCTGGCTGCCGAATTGGAAAAGTTAGGCTACAAACAGCTGAATAAAGATTATTTCGATACCTTGAAGATCGAACTACCTGCCAACGTATCCGTCAACGCGCTCCGCGAGATCGCATTGGAATGCAAGGTGAACCTTCGCTACTTCGAAGGCGGTCAAGTAGGCATCAGTATCGACGAAACAACACAGCCTACGGATATAGGCGTATTGTTGTATATCTTCGCCGGTGCTGCCGGAAAAGATTATATGCTGGAAGAAGCGATCCCGGAAAAGACTTATTTCGATCCGAAATTCGCCCGTACTTTGGACTTCCTGCAAGAAGATGTATTCAAGAAATATCGTACGGAAACCGAGTTGATGCGTTACATCACCCGCCTGGGACGCAAAGACGTATCGCTGGCTCAGTCAATGATCTCTTTGGGATCATGTACGATGAAGCTGAATGCTGCTTCTGAAATGCTTCCGTTAAGCCGGGCTGAGTTTATGAATATTCACCCGTATGCCCCGGAAGAACAGGTAGAAGGTTACAAAGAGCTGATCGAGAACCTATGCTGCTACCTGGCTGAGATCACCGGATTCAAAGGTGTTACCTTACAACCGAACTCAGGTGCTGCCGGCGAATATACAGGTCTCCGCGTTATCCGCGCTTACCTGGAAAGCATCGGACAGGGACATCGCAATATCGTATTGCTGCCTGCTTCGGCTCACGGTACAAACCCGGCGAGTGCCATCCAGTGCGGTTATACGACTGTTACCGTTAAATGTGACGAGAACGGCAATATCGACCTGGAAGATTTCCGTGCCAAAGCGGAAGCCAACAAGGAGAACCTGGCTGCCAGCATGATCACTTATCCGTCTACACACGGTATTTTTGAAGCCGACATTAAAGAAATGTGCGACATCGTTCACGCTTGCGGCGGTCAGTTATATATGGACGGTGCCAACATGAACGCCCAGGTAGGATTGACAAATCCGGGAACCATCGGCGCAGACGTTTGCCACCTGAACCTGCACAAGACATTTGCATCACCTCACGGTGGTGGCGGCCCGGGTGTCGGTCCGATCTGCGTAGCCGAACATCTGGTTCCGTTCCTACCTTCTCATCCGGTAGCCTGGGGCAGCGATCTGAATACGGTTTCTGCCGCTCCTTACGGAAGTGCCGGTATCCTGCCGATCACATACGCTTATATCCGCATGCTGGGCACAGAAGGATTGGAAACCGTTACAAAAACAGCCATCCTGAATGCGAACTATCTGGCTTCTAAATTCAAAGATACGTACGGTATCGTTTATACAGGTGCCACAGGACGTGTCGGCCATGAGTTGATCCTCGAATGCCGCGGTGTAAAAGAAGCATCCGGTATCGACGAAGGCGATATCGCCAAACGTCTGATGGACTTCGGTTACCATGCTCCTACGCTCTCATTCCCGGTACACGGTACCCTGATGGTCGAACCGACCGAAAGCGAAAGCAAAGCCGAACTCGACCGCTTCGCCGAAGTAATGGACTGCATCTGGAAAGAGATCAAAGAAGTAGAAGAAGGTAAGGCATCCAAAGAAGATAATGTGCTCAAAAATGCTCCGCATCCTGAATACGAAGTAACAGCCGATGAATGGAAGCATGAATACCCTCGTAGTAAAGCAGCCTTCCCACTGGAATGGTTGCATGACAGTAAATTCTGGATCAATGTGGCACGCGTAGACAATGCATACGGTGACCGTAACCTGATTCCGACTCTCTGTGCTTGTGAAATTTAA
- a CDS encoding MBL fold metallo-hydrolase, giving the protein MITIKAFEFNYFQENTFVLYDDTKEAVIIDCGCLRPSEEKELSDFIAENKLTVKHLLCTHLHLDHIFGNPFVFKTYGLSPQAHRLDVEQLPPPDKQAQAFGLPGHYQHIPVQKLLVGNEVVKFGHSELQVLTVPGHSPGSVAFYNKKNGFAIVGDALFAGSIGRTDLWGGNQDVLIAAINDKLLSLPDETVIYPGHGPETRVIDEKLNNPYL; this is encoded by the coding sequence ATGATCACAATAAAAGCGTTTGAGTTCAATTACTTCCAGGAAAACACATTCGTGTTGTATGATGATACCAAAGAGGCGGTTATTATCGATTGCGGATGCCTTCGTCCATCGGAAGAAAAAGAATTAAGTGATTTCATTGCAGAGAACAAACTGACGGTAAAGCATCTGTTATGTACTCACTTGCATCTAGATCATATCTTTGGTAATCCGTTCGTATTCAAAACATACGGGCTGTCACCGCAAGCGCACAGGCTCGATGTGGAACAGCTTCCGCCACCAGACAAGCAGGCGCAGGCATTCGGATTGCCGGGACATTATCAGCATATTCCGGTTCAGAAATTGTTGGTCGGCAATGAAGTGGTCAAGTTCGGCCATTCGGAGTTGCAGGTACTGACTGTTCCCGGTCATTCTCCCGGAAGCGTTGCCTTCTATAATAAGAAGAACGGTTTCGCCATCGTGGGAGATGCCTTATTTGCCGGAAGCATCGGACGTACGGACTTGTGGGGCGGCAATCAGGATGTATTGATCGCTGCCATCAACGATAAGTTGTTGTCACTGCCGGACGAAACGGTCATTTACCCCGGACATGGCCCGGAAACGAGAGTTATCGACGAAAAATTAAACAATCCTTATTTATAA
- a CDS encoding electron transfer flavoprotein subunit alpha/FixB family protein: MNNVFVYCEIEGTTIADVSLELLTKGRKLANQLGCQLEAVVAGSGLEGVESQVLPYGVDKVHVFDAPGLFPYTSLPHSSVLINLFKEEKPQICLMGATVIGRDLGPRVSSALTSGLTADCTSLEIGPHEDKRAGITYENLLYQIRPAFGGNIVATIINPEHRPQMATVREGVMKKEILDANYKGEVVKHDVAKYVSDADYVVKVIDRHVEKAKHNLKGAPIVVAGGYGVGSKENFNLLFELAKELHAEVGASRAAVDAGFCDHDRQIGQTGLTVRPKLYIACGISGQIQHIAGMQDAGIIISINNDENAPINTIADYVINGSVEEVIPKMIKYYKQNSK; the protein is encoded by the coding sequence ATGAATAACGTATTTGTATATTGTGAGATTGAAGGCACAACCATTGCCGATGTAAGTCTCGAACTTCTGACCAAAGGTCGTAAGTTAGCGAATCAGTTAGGTTGCCAGCTGGAAGCAGTTGTTGCCGGTAGCGGCCTCGAAGGTGTAGAAAGCCAGGTACTGCCTTACGGTGTCGACAAAGTACACGTGTTCGATGCTCCAGGCCTGTTCCCTTACACTTCACTGCCCCACTCTTCTGTCCTGATCAACCTGTTCAAGGAAGAAAAACCTCAGATCTGCCTGATGGGTGCTACCGTTATCGGTCGTGACCTGGGTCCTCGTGTATCTTCTGCACTGACCAGCGGCCTGACTGCAGACTGTACTTCATTGGAGATCGGTCCTCACGAAGATAAACGGGCAGGTATCACGTATGAAAACTTGTTGTATCAGATCCGTCCAGCTTTCGGTGGTAACATCGTGGCAACCATCATCAACCCGGAACACCGTCCTCAGATGGCTACCGTTCGCGAAGGTGTGATGAAGAAAGAGATCCTGGATGCCAATTATAAAGGCGAAGTGGTAAAACACGACGTAGCAAAATATGTATCCGATGCTGATTATGTAGTAAAAGTAATCGACCGTCACGTAGAAAAAGCGAAACACAACCTGAAAGGTGCTCCTATCGTAGTTGCCGGAGGTTATGGCGTAGGGTCGAAAGAAAACTTCAACCTGCTGTTCGAATTAGCTAAAGAACTTCATGCAGAAGTAGGTGCCAGCCGTGCTGCTGTTGACGCCGGTTTCTGTGACCACGACCGCCAGATCGGACAGACCGGTCTGACCGTTCGCCCGAAACTCTATATCGCCTGCGGTATTTCCGGACAGATCCAGCATATTGCCGGTATGCAGGACGCAGGTATTATCATCTCTATCAACAACGACGAGAACGCTCCGATCAACACCATCGCTGACTATGTGATCAACGGTTCGGTTGAAGAAGTGATCCCGAAGATGATCAAGTATTACAAACAGAACAGTAAATAA
- the rsmG gene encoding 16S rRNA (guanine(527)-N(7))-methyltransferase RsmG, whose protein sequence is MELIKTYFPELNETQLAQYEALYDLYTDWNAKINVISRKDIENLYPHHVLHSLGLTKMMKFKNGSTVMDIGTGGGFPGIPLAIFFPEVQFHLVDSIGKKIKVGQAVAEAIGLKNVTFRHCRAEEEKQLFDFVVSRAVMPLGDLVKISRKNIRKEQQNALPNGLICLKGGELEHEIQAFRKQAIVVELGDHFKEEFFSTKKVVYVPL, encoded by the coding sequence ATGGAACTGATAAAAACTTATTTTCCGGAGCTAAACGAAACGCAACTTGCACAATACGAAGCTCTGTACGACTTATATACAGACTGGAATGCAAAGATTAACGTCATATCGCGCAAGGATATCGAGAATCTTTATCCGCATCATGTGCTCCATTCGCTGGGGTTAACCAAGATGATGAAATTCAAAAATGGTTCTACTGTAATGGATATCGGTACGGGAGGCGGATTTCCGGGTATTCCGCTGGCTATCTTCTTTCCTGAAGTACAATTCCATCTGGTAGACAGTATCGGGAAAAAGATCAAGGTCGGGCAAGCCGTTGCCGAAGCGATCGGTTTGAAGAATGTCACTTTCCGTCATTGCCGCGCTGAAGAAGAAAAGCAACTGTTCGACTTTGTTGTCAGCCGGGCTGTTATGCCGCTGGGCGACCTGGTTAAGATTTCCCGTAAAAACATACGGAAGGAACAACAGAACGCACTGCCGAATGGTTTAATATGCCTGAAAGGCGGTGAGTTGGAACACGAAATACAGGCTTTTCGGAAACAAGCGATTGTTGTCGAGTTAGGCGACCATTTCAAAGAAGAATTTTTTAGTACTAAAAAAGTAGTTTACGTACCATTATGA